One Chionomys nivalis chromosome 4, mChiNiv1.1, whole genome shotgun sequence genomic region harbors:
- the LOC130872976 gene encoding ATPase inhibitor, mitochondrial-like — protein sequence MAGSALAIRARFGAWGVRVLQTRGFGSDSSESMDTGAGSIREAGGTFGKREKAEEDRYFREKTREQLAALKKHHEDEIEHHEQEIERLQKQIERHRKKMKSLKHNNH from the coding sequence ATGGCAGGCTCGGCGTTGGCGATTCGGGCTCGGTTCGGCGCATGGGGTGTGAGGGTCCTGCAAACTCGAGGCTTCGGCTCCGACTCGTCGGAGAGCATGGACACTGGCGCTGGCTCCATCCGAGAAGCTGGTGGGACCTTcggaaagagagagaaggctgaAGAGGATCGGTACTTCCGAGAGAAGACAAGAGAACAACTGGCTGCCCTGAAGAAACACCACGAGGACGAGATCGAGCACCACGAGCAGGAGATTGAGCGTCTGCAGAAACAAATTGAGCGTCATAGGAAGAAGATGAAAAGCCTGAAACATAACAATCACTAA